The Primulina huaijiensis isolate GDHJ02 chromosome 9, ASM1229523v2, whole genome shotgun sequence genomic interval ATATTTATATCCTCACCTGCAAAGTACCGTTCGACATGGTCAAAAGCTAAAAATGCACGGACAGGTCACGCTCACgccttctatttattttttcctttccaaaaaattaattaatttatataaaaaaaattctgagTTTTTAGTCTTTTGCCTCCCCAAACGGAGAGGCGCAGACGGCCATTCACCTGCCATTAGATTCGCGATTCAGAAAAGACAAATTTCGAAGCTCAAAGTTTCTTCCGTTATAACGTCCGTCTCTTTCCTCTGTCCATTTCTTCCCCTTGGTTAGTTCCGCCTCCATTTTCTCCTCGGCACCATCTCTTCATCGGTAAGTTGCAATTTCTACTCTTCATTTTAGCTCGCGCGCACGCATTCAGCGTTTTTTTTCAATCTCTTCTGTGGGGAAATTATGAAATGCTTAGGTTCGATTTGATTCCGGTGTTTATGTTGTGAATTTAGTGGAGTTGATTTGTGCTGCCAAGTGTTTGTTACGAGGTCGGTGAGAGGTTAATGCTTAGTGCGACTTGGAAATAGATCGTCGATTGTTGTGTTTGTGATCTCTAGAAGTTTACACGTGATTCAGTTGATATATTTGCTTACATGATTTTGATATGTGTTTGCATGTGATCAGTATCTGTGCTTCATGCGTGAACGAGTATAGGTAAACGTGACTATTCATCTGCTGAAGCGTGTGCTGAGAGAAGCAATTACACTTAATCCTATTTAGGCATGGGTACCCCCGGGCAGACCCAAGGAGTGCGGCTAACAAAGTTCTAGCGTAATTTTTAGAGAAATGGAAGTTTTATTCGCAAGTACATTAAACTGGCTCTTTGTTTTCAGGCgagattttttctttctttatgaTTTGCTGCTGAGTTTGGTATACCGggacattttttttcttttgttggtTACAAAGGAAAATATGAAAGAAATGTTTGCTTTGGGGTAATGAATTGTTATATAGCTTAGtttgatttttataatttgCCATTTTCCATGGAgatattatgtttgttgtttttgtCAGGTTGATCTCAAGCTTGAGATTATTGTATTATTGATGTGAATTTCCTTGATGAATATCTACTCTTTCCAACATAGGAGTGATGGACATCGCGTGTAGTGTATCTAGATCAAATGTGATTTACGGAGTTGAAGCTGTAGATTTCAGGGAATCAGAACACTTGAATTTGACAACAAATTTGAAGTACGGTCGCTGTAAATTTTTTGGAGATTCAAGGCTTCTGTTAAAAGCACATTCAGGAAAGAAGCTGAAGAAAAACATTAGATATTGTCCTCGTGCTGCTAGTCCACGTTTTCTCGATGAAGACACTTTTTGGTTGTGGTGTCATAGATCTGTTGGCTCTTCTTTTTATAGATgtggaaatatttttaaaactccAAGGCCTGTCGGTTTGTCACAGTGTCAGGGAAATGAATCGGTAGCTTATATATATGGAAATGGAAGTGATGTAAAAGTGGGTGAGACTGGAAATGCTGAGGCAGGCTTCGAATCTATCGCCTCCATGGAAATATCAGGGGAAGGAGTGGAGGCTGCAGATTTGGATGAACTGAGGGACCTGTTGGAGAAAGCTGTAAAAGAGTTGGAAGTTACACGCAATAACAGCGCAATTTTTGAGGAAAAGGCTCAGCAAATATCAGAAGCTTCTATATTGTTGAAGGATGAGGCTGCAAAAGCATGGGGTGATGTACATGATGCCCTTAGTAATGTACAAGAAATTTTAAATGAAGAGGCTTCTGCTAAAGAAGGTGTCCAGAAGGCAACAACTGCCCTTTCTGTGGCTGAGGCTAAACTCCAAGATCTTATGAATTCACAGAAAATTGCAACTGAAAAAATTGGTTTTCCTAAATATTCTGAAGAAAATGATTCCGAGTTTGAAATTGAAGGGGAAGAATCAAGTGAAGAGGAAGCACTCTTGGCTGCACAGCATGACATAACAAAGTGTCGAGAACAATTGGTAAATTGTGAGGCCGAACTCAGAAAGGTTCAAAGCAGGAAAGAAGAGTTGCAGAAGGAAGTGGACAGGTTGAACACGGTTGCAGAGCAATCACAAATCAAAGTTTCTAAAGCAGAGGAAGATGTGGCAAACATAATGCTTTTAGCAGAGCAAGCTGTTGCTCTTGAACTTGAGGCTGCACAACGTGTCGATGAAGCATATATTGCACTACAGAGGGCAGAGAAGAACATTGATCTTTTGAGTCTCGCTGCAGTGGATTTTGAGCAAACTGTCACTGATCTGGTATCTTTAGAAAGTCCTACAGATGATGCTGTTGAGAAAGATAGAGAGGTGCAAACCGAATTAGTGGAGATACTTGAGCTGAAGGAACATATTTTATTGGATGAGAGTGAAAAAGAGAGTGAAGAGTTAAATGCAGGCTTATCAGAGGACATTGAAGCAGATACGGAGAAGTTAAAAACTATTCAGAATAAGATACAGGAAATGCAGAAGGAATCAACTAGGGAGAGTTCTCCTTTAAGCACTCCCAAAGCATTATTGAAGAAATCATCCCGATTCTTTTCTGCATCATATTTCTCTTTTGCTGCGGATGGGGAAGAGTTTACCCCAGCTTCAGTTTTTCACGGTGTAGTGGAGTCTGCTCGTAAGCACTTGTCCAAGTTGGTCGTTGGGTCACTGATTGTTGGAGCAGGGTATGCTTGGTATCTGTTGGAGATTTTCactattttgtaaaaataaaattagttactAAAATACATGCTTGAATTTGTCAGTTATTTAATAATAGTTTGCTCTGATGGACATGGTGCTGCTTCTGCTATGTGTATATGGTGGAAAAAATGCTCAAATTACATATGCTTCTATTTTAATTACAGAATTACCTTATACATCAATCGAGGTGAAAAGATCTCCCAGCTATTTAAGCAACCAGACATAATGACCACTAGCATTGATGAAGTGTCAACTACAGCAAAGCCTCTGGTCAGGAAATTGAGAAATCTTCCTCAGAAAATGAAGAAACTAATGGACATGCTTCCTCATCAAGAGGCATGACTTCAGTTGACTTGCATTTGTATAATTTAGATTAAAAACTTGACATTCAAATTGTCTGTATATGATTTTGCACTATTTGGTTTCTTAATATGGACTGCATCTATTCTTTTTTCAGATAAATGAGGAGGAAGCCTCATTGCTTGATGTGTTATGGTTACTACTTGCGAGTGTTATATTTGTTCCCACATTCCAGAAAATCCCTGGAGGTATGTGGAATTTGAGTATGTTTTCTCCGAATTCCAGTGGGCCTAGCGAATATGGAAAGGGCAGTATGATAATAGTATGGTTCATGCATCATACAGAAGCCTGTTTCTGTGTTTTCCTTGGCTCTTTTCAGGCTCTCAAATGTGCTTAAAAAACAGTAGATCATTTTTATGATGTCCATATTCCACCGTGAATTTTAGATCCAATAGTTGCTACTGCTGGCAAATCTTTTTTCTGTTGCAATTCAGGCAGTCCTGTCCTTGGATATCTAGTCGCTGGGATCTTAATTGGTCCCTATGGTCTCTCTATTATTCGCAATGTACATGCAACTAAGGCAATAGCTGAGTTTGGAGTTGTCTTCTTGCTATTCAATATTGGCCTTGAGGTAGATCCAAtgaatttttcaaattcaaattttgttaAAGCATTCACTTTCCACACGTTACAGCCATATGGGAATAGGAGATGACCTTCACCTTATTGTTTCTTGCAGCTCTCTGTTGAAAGACTAAGTTCAATGAAGAAATATGTTTTTGGATTGGGCTCTGCTCAGGTGATTATAAACTCCATAATattgtaaatttaattttaggACTGTCTTTATAACATAACATGAGTCCCCTTTTCATGACTTTGCTCACATTAACAAATGCAGGTCTTGGTCACAGCTGTGGTTGTTGGGGTGGTTGCTCGATATGTGTCTGGGCTGCCTGGTCCTGCTGCAATTGTCATAGGGAATGGCATTGCATTATCTTCAACCGCGGTTGTGCTACAGGTAAACATCGCAGTATGTGCTGATTTTTTTTCCCTGTTTTGCATTTTAGATGTTTGTGCTTTTTCAGTCTTGTTGATGTTTTTTCTCAATTACAACATTTAGTTTGTTGAAAATTTGGGACAGTTTATGCTGCTTCTCGTTATTCATTTTAGATATCATGCTTTTACtcttaatgattttttttttcatttaaaataagctgtAAGAGCAACTCTTAGTGCCATGAGGCATATCAAATGTATCTCTGGGATATTTATAGGTACTTCAAGAACGTGGAGAGAGTACATCACGGCATGGGAGAGCTACGTTTTCTGTGTTACTCTTCCAGGTATTTGTGTACCAATCTTGTAGAGTATACATCCTCATCTCTCTTATCTCTTTCTTACTATGCCTATGTTTATTTTTTGCCTTTTATTTATGGATCTCCTTCTAGTTCTTCTGATATTTGTTAAGCCGTCCTTttatgcaattttatttatttcaggaTTTGGCAGTGGTGGTTTTGCTTATACTAATACCACTTATTTCACCGAGTTCATCCAAGGGAGGGGTAATAATTTTCTATCACTGTTATTTTTCACTCAGCTGAAGAGAAATCAATGACatgacttttaattttcatCCTATGCCGTTGTCCTATAGTTCAAGAATGTTATTGGCACGCTTTATTTGGCATCACGCATATTGTATGGTTGCTTATTCAGTTGTAATGACCAGAAACATCTGTTATTGCACTTCAATTGATGATGCTTGATAAGCAATATCCCTATGGTTTTTTAGGTTGGTTTCCAAGCCATTGCTGAAGCTCTTGGATTGGCTGCTGTGAAGGCAGTAGTTGCCATCTCAGCCATAATTGCTGGAGGACGATTGGTAAGTATCGTAGTTCTTGTAGATGCTGACAAAGAGTTACTCCAGATTGTGGAATATATGCTTTCAACCAGAGTTATTTTCAAGGAAATTTTGCCAAATCTTTACGTTGGACATAATTTTGTGCCTGTTTTGC includes:
- the LOC140984201 gene encoding K(+) efflux antiporter 2, chloroplastic-like isoform X1, with translation MKCLGVMDIACSVSRSNVIYGVEAVDFRESEHLNLTTNLKYGRCKFFGDSRLLLKAHSGKKLKKNIRYCPRAASPRFLDEDTFWLWCHRSVGSSFYRCGNIFKTPRPVGLSQCQGNESVAYIYGNGSDVKVGETGNAEAGFESIASMEISGEGVEAADLDELRDLLEKAVKELEVTRNNSAIFEEKAQQISEASILLKDEAAKAWGDVHDALSNVQEILNEEASAKEGVQKATTALSVAEAKLQDLMNSQKIATEKIGFPKYSEENDSEFEIEGEESSEEEALLAAQHDITKCREQLVNCEAELRKVQSRKEELQKEVDRLNTVAEQSQIKVSKAEEDVANIMLLAEQAVALELEAAQRVDEAYIALQRAEKNIDLLSLAAVDFEQTVTDLVSLESPTDDAVEKDREVQTELVEILELKEHILLDESEKESEELNAGLSEDIEADTEKLKTIQNKIQEMQKESTRESSPLSTPKALLKKSSRFFSASYFSFAADGEEFTPASVFHGVVESARKHLSKLVVGSLIVGAGITLYINRGEKISQLFKQPDIMTTSIDEVSTTAKPLVRKLRNLPQKMKKLMDMLPHQEINEEEASLLDVLWLLLASVIFVPTFQKIPGGSPVLGYLVAGILIGPYGLSIIRNVHATKAIAEFGVVFLLFNIGLELSVERLSSMKKYVFGLGSAQVLVTAVVVGVVARYVSGLPGPAAIVIGNGIALSSTAVVLQVLQERGESTSRHGRATFSVLLFQDLAVVVLLILIPLISPSSSKGGVGFQAIAEALGLAAVKAVVAISAIIAGGRLLLRPVYKQIAENQNAEIFSANTLLVILATSLLTARAGLSMALGAFLAGLLLAETEFSLQVESDIAPYRGLLLGLFFMTVGMSIDPKLLVSNFPVIAGSLGLLIAGKTILVALVGRIFGISMVSAIRVGLLLAPGGEFAFVAFGEAVNQGIMSSQLSSLLFLVVGISMALTPWLAAGGQLIASRFELQDVRSLLPDENETDDLQDHIIICGFGRVGQIIAQLLSERLIPFVALDVRSDRVSVGRALDLPVYFGDAGSREVLHKIGAERACAAAVTLDSPGANYRAVWALSKYFPNVKTFVRAHDVDHGLNLEKAGATAVVPETLEPSLQLAAAVLAQAKLPTSEIAATINEFRTRHLSELTELSETSGSSLGYGFSGTMSKPKSQHSDSSDENQLLEGTLAI
- the LOC140984201 gene encoding K(+) efflux antiporter 2, chloroplastic-like isoform X2; amino-acid sequence: MDIACSVSRSNVIYGVEAVDFRESEHLNLTTNLKYGRCKFFGDSRLLLKAHSGKKLKKNIRYCPRAASPRFLDEDTFWLWCHRSVGSSFYRCGNIFKTPRPVGLSQCQGNESVAYIYGNGSDVKVGETGNAEAGFESIASMEISGEGVEAADLDELRDLLEKAVKELEVTRNNSAIFEEKAQQISEASILLKDEAAKAWGDVHDALSNVQEILNEEASAKEGVQKATTALSVAEAKLQDLMNSQKIATEKIGFPKYSEENDSEFEIEGEESSEEEALLAAQHDITKCREQLVNCEAELRKVQSRKEELQKEVDRLNTVAEQSQIKVSKAEEDVANIMLLAEQAVALELEAAQRVDEAYIALQRAEKNIDLLSLAAVDFEQTVTDLVSLESPTDDAVEKDREVQTELVEILELKEHILLDESEKESEELNAGLSEDIEADTEKLKTIQNKIQEMQKESTRESSPLSTPKALLKKSSRFFSASYFSFAADGEEFTPASVFHGVVESARKHLSKLVVGSLIVGAGITLYINRGEKISQLFKQPDIMTTSIDEVSTTAKPLVRKLRNLPQKMKKLMDMLPHQEINEEEASLLDVLWLLLASVIFVPTFQKIPGGSPVLGYLVAGILIGPYGLSIIRNVHATKAIAEFGVVFLLFNIGLELSVERLSSMKKYVFGLGSAQVLVTAVVVGVVARYVSGLPGPAAIVIGNGIALSSTAVVLQVLQERGESTSRHGRATFSVLLFQDLAVVVLLILIPLISPSSSKGGVGFQAIAEALGLAAVKAVVAISAIIAGGRLLLRPVYKQIAENQNAEIFSANTLLVILATSLLTARAGLSMALGAFLAGLLLAETEFSLQVESDIAPYRGLLLGLFFMTVGMSIDPKLLVSNFPVIAGSLGLLIAGKTILVALVGRIFGISMVSAIRVGLLLAPGGEFAFVAFGEAVNQGIMSSQLSSLLFLVVGISMALTPWLAAGGQLIASRFELQDVRSLLPDENETDDLQDHIIICGFGRVGQIIAQLLSERLIPFVALDVRSDRVSVGRALDLPVYFGDAGSREVLHKIGAERACAAAVTLDSPGANYRAVWALSKYFPNVKTFVRAHDVDHGLNLEKAGATAVVPETLEPSLQLAAAVLAQAKLPTSEIAATINEFRTRHLSELTELSETSGSSLGYGFSGTMSKPKSQHSDSSDENQLLEGTLAI